In one Triplophysa dalaica isolate WHDGS20190420 chromosome 9, ASM1584641v1, whole genome shotgun sequence genomic region, the following are encoded:
- the hmbsb gene encoding hydroxymethylbilane synthase, b isoform X2 codes for MSGETDLQDVDGKVSRVIRVGTRKSQLARIQTDSVIEKLQELYPDVLFEIVAMSTTGDKILDTALSKIGEKSLFTKELENALEKNEVDLVVHSLKDLPTTLPVGFTIGAVLKRENPHDAVVLHPKNEGKCLDSLSNKSVIGTSSLRRAAQLKKRFPHLEFKDIRGNLNTRLKKLDEHNDFSAIILAAAGLRRMGWEGRISQILGPEDCMYAVGQGALAIEVRSRDQDILEMVSVLNDPDTVLRCIAERAFLKHLEGGCSVPVAVDTEVKNSQLYLTGAVYSLDGSDSLKETMQTSINSNNQIEEQEKVDEKVQRVGITSLKVSGEDQDAAVKLGVDLGILLLSKGAKEILTIARQLNDAP; via the exons ctgGCCCGCATTCAAACAGACAGTGTCATAGAGAAACTCCAGGAGTTATACCCTGATGTGCTTTTTGAAATAG TGGCAATGTCAACAACAGGAGATAAAATACTTGACACAGCTTTATCCAAA ATTGGTGAAAAGAGTCTGTTTACGAAAGAACTGGAGAAcgctttagaaaaaaatga GGTTGACCTTGTCGTGCACTCTTTGAAAGACTTGCCTACTACTCTTCCTGTTGGTTTCACTATAGGAGCTGTGCTGAA ACGAGAAAACCCTCACGATGCTGTTGTACTGCACCCCAAAAATGAAGGCAAATGTCTAGACTCCCTATCAAACAAGAG TGTTATAGGCACCAGTTCTCTTCGCCGGGCTGCACAACTGAAAAAAAGATTTCCCCACCTGGAGTTTAAAGACATT AGAGGTAATCTCAACACTCGTCTAAAGAAGCTGGATGAACATAACGACTTCTCTGCCAtcatcttggcagcagctggtCTTCGGAGGATGGGCTGGGAGGGCCGTATTAGCCAG ATTCTTGGGCCTGAGGACTGCATGTATGCCGTTGGACAG GGAGCATTGGCTATTGAAGTGCGATCTCGAGACCAGGACATCCTTGAGATGGTGTCGGTGCTGAATGACCCAGACACTGTCCTGAGATGCATCGCAGAGAGAGCGTTCCTTAAACATTTG GAAGGGGGGTGCAGCGTTCCAGTTGCTGTTGACACTGAAGTTAAGAATTCACAG CTTTACCTGACTGGAGCGGTGTACAGTCTTGATGGCTCGGATAGTCTGAAGGAGACCATGCAGACAAGCATCAACTCAAACAATCAG ATCGAGGAGCAAGAGAAGGTTGATGAGAAGGTCCAGCGTGTGGGTATCACGTCTTTAAAGGTGTCGGGAGAAGACCAGGATGCCGCAGTCAAGTTAGGAGTGGACCTCGGGATTCTGCTGCTTAGCAAAGGAGCCAAAGAGATATTAACCATAGCCAGACAGCTTAATGATGCACCATAG
- the hmbsb gene encoding hydroxymethylbilane synthase, b isoform X1 has product MADGPYKYIRDVDGKVSRVIRVGTRKSQLARIQTDSVIEKLQELYPDVLFEIVAMSTTGDKILDTALSKIGEKSLFTKELENALEKNEVDLVVHSLKDLPTTLPVGFTIGAVLKRENPHDAVVLHPKNEGKCLDSLSNKSVIGTSSLRRAAQLKKRFPHLEFKDIRGNLNTRLKKLDEHNDFSAIILAAAGLRRMGWEGRISQILGPEDCMYAVGQGALAIEVRSRDQDILEMVSVLNDPDTVLRCIAERAFLKHLEGGCSVPVAVDTEVKNSQLYLTGAVYSLDGSDSLKETMQTSINSNNQIEEQEKVDEKVQRVGITSLKVSGEDQDAAVKLGVDLGILLLSKGAKEILTIARQLNDAP; this is encoded by the exons ctgGCCCGCATTCAAACAGACAGTGTCATAGAGAAACTCCAGGAGTTATACCCTGATGTGCTTTTTGAAATAG TGGCAATGTCAACAACAGGAGATAAAATACTTGACACAGCTTTATCCAAA ATTGGTGAAAAGAGTCTGTTTACGAAAGAACTGGAGAAcgctttagaaaaaaatga GGTTGACCTTGTCGTGCACTCTTTGAAAGACTTGCCTACTACTCTTCCTGTTGGTTTCACTATAGGAGCTGTGCTGAA ACGAGAAAACCCTCACGATGCTGTTGTACTGCACCCCAAAAATGAAGGCAAATGTCTAGACTCCCTATCAAACAAGAG TGTTATAGGCACCAGTTCTCTTCGCCGGGCTGCACAACTGAAAAAAAGATTTCCCCACCTGGAGTTTAAAGACATT AGAGGTAATCTCAACACTCGTCTAAAGAAGCTGGATGAACATAACGACTTCTCTGCCAtcatcttggcagcagctggtCTTCGGAGGATGGGCTGGGAGGGCCGTATTAGCCAG ATTCTTGGGCCTGAGGACTGCATGTATGCCGTTGGACAG GGAGCATTGGCTATTGAAGTGCGATCTCGAGACCAGGACATCCTTGAGATGGTGTCGGTGCTGAATGACCCAGACACTGTCCTGAGATGCATCGCAGAGAGAGCGTTCCTTAAACATTTG GAAGGGGGGTGCAGCGTTCCAGTTGCTGTTGACACTGAAGTTAAGAATTCACAG CTTTACCTGACTGGAGCGGTGTACAGTCTTGATGGCTCGGATAGTCTGAAGGAGACCATGCAGACAAGCATCAACTCAAACAATCAG ATCGAGGAGCAAGAGAAGGTTGATGAGAAGGTCCAGCGTGTGGGTATCACGTCTTTAAAGGTGTCGGGAGAAGACCAGGATGCCGCAGTCAAGTTAGGAGTGGACCTCGGGATTCTGCTGCTTAGCAAAGGAGCCAAAGAGATATTAACCATAGCCAGACAGCTTAATGATGCACCATAG